AGGCCGCCTTCGCCACGCCCAGCGCGCGCACGGCCCGCAGCACGAACTGGCGCCGCGTCTCCTCGACGGATGGCATGCGTGCGTCATCCCAGCCCGGCAGCACGCGCTCGGCCAGGTCGTACACGCGGTGAAACTGCTGGCGGCGCGCGATCATCAGCTGCCCCGTCGTGAACAGGACTTCCAGCGCGCGCTTTTCCGGCTTCCATTCCCACCAGCCGCCGGCCTTGCCGTCGGTGCGCTCGAAGTCGGCCGAGCGGGCCGGCCCGTTGGCGCGGATATGGGCCAGCACGCGCTCGACTTCCTCCCGGTGCGACGCCAGCCACGTCCCCGCGTATTTCCAGCCGAGCGAGCCCGGGTCGACCATCCGGTGCCGGTACAGGCCGTAATCCTCGATCGGGATGAAGCACGCCTCATGGGCCCAGTACTCGAACAGCCTGCCCTCGGCCAGCAACTGGTCGAGCCAGTCCGGATCGTAATCGCCCAGGCGGCTCCACAGCACCAGATAGGGACTGCGCGCGACGACACTGATGGTGTCGATCTGCAACACGCCCATGCGGCGGATCGCCGCCAGCACGTCGTCCTTCGTGGCGCGGGCGCGCTTCGCCTGCAGCATGCCCTGGGCCGCGAGGTGCAGGGCGCGCGCGACAGCGGGAGTCAAAATTGCAAAATTGGTTCGCTCATCCGCACATTCTAGTGACATCCCATCAACATTTGTACAGGTCGCCGCGAAAAAGT
This genomic stretch from Massilia putida harbors:
- a CDS encoding winged helix-turn-helix domain-containing protein gives rise to the protein MSLECADERTNFAILTPAVARALHLAAQGMLQAKRARATKDDVLAAIRRMGVLQIDTISVVARSPYLVLWSRLGDYDPDWLDQLLAEGRLFEYWAHEACFIPIEDYGLYRHRMVDPGSLGWKYAGTWLASHREEVERVLAHIRANGPARSADFERTDGKAGGWWEWKPEKRALEVLFTTGQLMIARRQQFHRVYDLAERVLPGWDDARMPSVEETRRQFVLRAVRALGVAKAAWIPDYHRTKPPHLDPQALAGEGVLLRARVDGWKEPVYVHPDHAALLEQAARGALQPTLTTVLSPFDPIVWDRRRALDLFGFDYRLECYTPAEKRRYGYFTLPLLRRGALVGRVDAKAHRKGGVFELKSLVLEPGVRVSERFVRDLAAAFVRCARWHGCPQVVLTHAEPAAIAAPLAAVLDQALAAPLAAA